A single Hyperolius riggenbachi isolate aHypRig1 chromosome 12, aHypRig1.pri, whole genome shotgun sequence DNA region contains:
- the ADNP gene encoding activity-dependent neuroprotector homeobox protein gives MFQLPVNNLGSLRKARKTVKKILGDIGLEYCKEHVEEFKQFEPNDFYVKNTSWDDVGLWDPSLTKSHDYRTKQFCCSQCPFASKFFSAYKSHFRNVHNEDFENRILLNCPYCTYNGDRKTLEMHIKVFHAPTAPAPPNPPLGAFKDKNKLDSIKPKPTDSVEQAVYYCKKCTYRDPLYELVRKHVYREHFQHVAAPYIAKSGEKSINGAVSVGSNPSSESNIHCKRCLFMPKTYETLVQHVIEDHERIGYQVTGMIGHTNVVVPRSKPLMLIAPKPQEKKTLPMPPRMNQMSPGNIRPLPSQQMVNRLAIPKPTMNSNMMTNMHMQQNNYGVKGIAPGYAVGQQMRLAMSGNAPVSIPQQSQSMKQLLPGGNIRPYGLGNDQRSPAPLRYGLPSGNTGLSGSHLKPASITPPHVAPRGMVQPGAKPPGSAAVVGAVGANSTSSTQKWKICTICNELFPENVYSAHFEKEHKAEKVPAVANYIMKIHNFTSKCLYCNRYLPTDTLLNHMLIHGLSCPYCRSTFNDVEKMAAHMRMVHANEEMAPKTDSTLTFDLTLQQGSHTNIHLLVTTYNLRDAPAESVAYHAQSQQPLVTPPPPQPKPQPKAAEKVESPTTKNLPQTAVPYKKDVGKTLCPLCFSILKGPISDALAHHLRERHQVIQTVHPVEKKLTYKCIHCLGVYTSNMTASTITLHLVHCRGVGKTQNGQEKGGIIKINPNQMIPAMKRPNDFVDLVNVKRRRPDEDPDAPIILDDKPEEPPVILAMDPKGHEDDSYEDRKAFLTNYFNLQPYANRREIEKLAASLWLWKNDIASHFSNKRKKCVRDCERYKCSVLMGFNMRELNKVNHGMDFGAEWMFKNIDESQSVPNASKTVDKKKMNESSSSDSSAEAEEQSNESVIEQSPEKEVKELVKSPAEGSSSSQQPEKSEEGQKPVPPKATNRSESTSHIILDNSDDEKEEPAALKDEASRSDSEPTSQEITDLDGPTEVKPETLVNDSNHSEEVSSIKEDSNHSEEVSSIKEDSNHSEEVNSIKEDSNHSAEVSSIKEDSNHSEEVSSIKGDSKDHLPESDEEQTKWKQNSLEKVEELWSKEKSPSLSNSSVNEESLSNQPTDWQTSTNDTNDSEDGDHFNMTVTDKMHSNLAGVGLSSQEV, from the exons ATGTTCCAGCTTCCTGTAAATAACCTGGGCAGTTTACGGAAAGCCAGGAAGACTGTGAAGAAGATCCTGGGAGATATCGGGCTTGAGTACTGTAAAGAGCATGTAGAG GAATTTAAGCAGTTTGAACCTAATGACTTCTATGTAAAGAACACCTCCTGGGATGATGTGGGACTTTGGGATCCATCACTCACAAAGAGTCAC gaCTATCGAACAAAACAATTTTGCTGCAGCCAGTGCCCATTCGCTTCAAAGTTTTTCTCCGCTTACAAAAGTCACTTTCGCAATGTACACAACGAAGACTTTGAAAACCGCATTCTGCTAAATTGCCCCTACTGCACGTATAACGGTGACCGAAAGACTTTGGAAATGCACATTAAGGTTTTCCATGCCCCCACTGCGCCAGCACCGCCAAACCCACCCCTTGGCGCATTTAAGGATAAAAACAAACTCGATAGCATCAAGCCGAAGCCAACAGACAGCGTGGAGCAAGCGGTGTATTATTGTAAAAAGTGCACTTACAGAGATCCCCTCTATGAATTGGTGAGGAAACACGTATACAGGGAACATTTCCAGCACGTTGCTGCACCTTATATCGCAAAGTCTGGAGAAAAATCTATCAACGGTGCTGTGTCTGTAGGGTCAAACCCCAGCAGTGAGAGCAACATACATTGCAAGCGGTGCCTGTTTATGCCGAAGACTTATGAGACTTTAGTTCAGCACGTGATCGAAGACCACGAACGCATTGGTTACCAAGTCACGGGAATGATTGGCCACACCAACGTGGTCGTCCCCAGATCCAAGCCATTGATGCTGATTGCGCCAAAGCCGCAGGAGAAAAAGACCCTGCCCATGCCACCACGAATGAATCAAATGTCCCCAGGGAATATCCGACCTCTTCCATCACAACAAATGGTCAACAGACTTGCGATACCAAAGCCGACAATGAATTCCAATATGATGACTAACATGCACATGCAGCAGAATAACTACGGGGTAAAAGGAATCGCTCCAGGATATGCAGTCGGGCAGCAGATGAGGCTGGCAATGAGTGGCAATGCGCCAGTATCTATTCCTCAACAATCTCAGTCCATGAAACAACTACTGCCTGGTGGCAACATAAGACCATATGGCCTTGGAAATGACCAGAGATCACCTGCTCCACTAAGATATGGTCTTCCATCTGGAAACACTGGTCTATCCGGCAGCCATCTTAAACCTGCTTCCATTACTCCGCCTCATGTAGCACCCAGAGGGATGGTCCAGCCAGGTGCAAAGCCTCCAGGGTCTGCTGCCGTGGTTGGAGCTGTCGGTGCCAATTCAACCTCATCCACTCAAAAGTGGAAGATCTGTACAATCTGCAACGAGTTATTTCCTGAAAATGTGTACAGCGCTCACTTTGAAAAAGAACACAAGGCAGAGAAAGTGCCCGCAGTGGCTAACTACATCATGAAAATACACAACTTCACAAGCAAATGTCTATACTGTAACCGATACTTGCCAACTGACACTTTGTTAAACCACATGCTTATCCACGGCCTGTCCTGTCCCTACTGTCGATCGACTTTCAATGATGTTGAAAAAATGGCTGCTCATATGAGAATGGTTCACGCCAACGAAGAAATGGCACCAAAAACAGATTCCACTCTGACCTTTGACTTGACATTACAACAAGGAAGCCACACTAACATCCACTTGCTTGTCACCACATACAACCTACGGGATGCTCCAGCTGAATCTGTTGCTTACCACGCTCAGAGTCAACAACCACTTGttacgcctcctcctcctcaaccaAAACCACAGCCAAAAGCAGCCGAGAAGGTGGAATCCCCTACCACAAAAAATTTGCCACAAACTGCTGTGCCGTACAAGAAAGATGTGGGTAAAACTTTGTGTCCTCTTTGCTTTTCAATATTGAAGGGGCCAATATCTGATGCCCTTGCCCATCACTTGAGAGAGAGGCATCAAGTCATTCAGACCGTCCATCCTGTTGAAAAGAAGCTCACCTACAAGTGCATCCATTGTCTTGGCGTTTACACCAGTAACATGACCGCATCAACTATTACGCTGCACCTTGTGCACTGCCGAGGCGTTGGGAAGACCCAAAATGGGCAAGAGAAGGGTGGCATCATCAAAATTAATCCAAATCAAATGATACCTGCGATGAAACGTCCAAATGATTTTGTGGACCTAGTAAATGTGAAGAGGAGGCGGCCAGATGAGGACCCAGATGCCCCAATTATTTTAGACGACAAGCCAGAAGAACCACCAGTGATCTTGGCAATGGATCCTAAGGGACACGAAGATGACTCCTATGAGGACAGAAAGGCATTCCTTACAAATTACTTCAACCTTCAGCCCTATGCTAATAGAAGAGAGATTGAAAAGTTGGCAGCCAGTTTATGGTTATGGAAAAATGATATTGCATCACATTTTAGCAACAAGAGGAAAAAGTGTGTCAGAGACTGTGAGCGGTATAAATGCAGTGTTCTCATGGGATTTAATATGAGAGAACTGAATAAAGTTAACCACGGTATGGATTTTGGTGCCGAGTGGATGTTTAAGAATATTGATGAATCCCAATCTGTACCAAATGCCAGTAAAACTGTAgacaagaaaaaaatgaatgagtCTAGTTCTTCAGATAGTTctgcagaggcagaggaacagtcgAATGAGAGCGTCATTGAGCAGTCTCCTGAAAAAGAAGTGAAAGAGCTGGTAAAATCTCCTGCAGAAGGGTCTAGTTCTTCACAGCAGCCTGAAAAATCTGAAGAGGGACAAAAGCCCGTTCCACCAAAAGCCACCAATCGTTCTGAGTCAACTAGTCATATAATTCTAGATAATTCTGATGATGAGAAGGAAGAACCTGCTGCATTAAAAGATGAGGCTTCTCGCTCGGATAGTGAACCAACTTCACAAGAGATAACTGATTTAGATGGCCCAACAGAAGTCAAGCCAGAAACCTTGGTCAATGACTCAAACCACAGCGAAGAAGTGAGCAGTATCAAGGAGGATTCAAACCATAGCGAGGAAGTGAGCAGCATCAAGGAGGATTCAAACCACAGCGAGGAAGTGAACAGCATCAAGGAGGATTCAAACCACAGCGCGGAAGTGAGCAGCATCAAGGAGGATTCAAACCACAGCGAGGAAGTGAGCAGCATCAAGGGGGATTCAAAAGATCACCTACCAGAAAGTGATGAGGAGCAAACCAAATGGAAACAAAATTCTTTAGAAAAAGTTGAGGAACTCTGGTCTAAAGAAAAGTCACCGTCATTAAGTAACTCATCTGTCAATGAGGAGAGTCTATCGAACCAGCCCACAGATTGGCAGACTAGCACAAATGATACAAATGACAGTGAAGATGGCGATCACTTTAACATGACTGTTACAGACAAAATGCACAGCAACCTAGCGGGCGTGGGACTCAGTAGCCAAGAAGTATAG